The Alphaproteobacteria bacterium genome has a segment encoding these proteins:
- the phnN gene encoding phosphonate metabolism protein/1,5-bisphosphokinase (PRPP-forming) PhnN: MPDGRRLVLVVGASGVGKDSVLDGARAAFAADPLVVFVRRVITRPDGSGGEDHIAATTPQFAALSEAGAFTMHWPANGLRYGLPRRMDDDLARGRVVVANVSRQVLDEARRRYIGLTVCEITASTDTLRARLAARGRETPAEIEARLARVGAPTQGIDVVTIANDGDLADAITAFARLIGQLLPVSAKPLT; the protein is encoded by the coding sequence GGCAAGGACAGCGTGCTCGACGGCGCGCGGGCGGCGTTCGCGGCCGACCCGCTCGTGGTCTTCGTGCGGCGCGTGATCACCCGGCCGGACGGCTCGGGCGGCGAGGACCACATCGCCGCCACGACCCCGCAGTTCGCCGCGCTGAGCGAGGCAGGGGCCTTCACCATGCACTGGCCGGCCAACGGGCTGCGCTACGGCCTGCCGCGGCGCATGGACGACGACCTGGCCCGCGGACGCGTCGTCGTCGCCAATGTCTCGCGCCAGGTGCTCGACGAGGCGCGGCGGCGCTACATCGGCCTGACTGTGTGCGAGATCACGGCCTCGACGGATACCTTGCGCGCGCGCCTGGCGGCACGTGGGCGCGAGACGCCGGCCGAGATCGAGGCGCGGCTGGCGCGCGTCGGCGCACCAACTCAAGGGATCGATGTCGTGACGATCGCCAATGACGGCGACCTCGCCGATGCGATCACCGCCTTCGCCCGGCTGATCGGTCAGTTGCTGCCGGTGAGCGCGAAGCCCCTGACCTGA
- a CDS encoding DUF1045 domain-containing protein, translated as MIVTYRYALYAAPAPHSALADQAAAWLGRDALTGLPRPQPLPLAMPFEAVVAITREADRYGFHGTLKPPFRLPEGRHEAELVAALEAYGARTAPVDLGKLSVQDLSGFIALRPVATPPALTALAADIVGAFDGFRRPPDPAELSRRRSHGLTPAQEANLARWGYPYVMDDFRLHFTLTCRLPAAERATLIDWLGRYFAPSLVQPFVLDTLWLFVEPEPGAPFRQVRGFALTGSN; from the coding sequence ATGATCGTGACCTACCGCTACGCTCTCTACGCCGCCCCCGCCCCCCACTCCGCCCTCGCCGACCAGGCCGCCGCCTGGCTGGGACGCGATGCGCTGACCGGGCTGCCACGCCCGCAACCCCTGCCCCTGGCGATGCCGTTCGAGGCGGTGGTGGCGATCACCCGCGAGGCCGACCGCTACGGCTTCCATGGCACGCTCAAGCCGCCTTTCCGGCTGCCCGAGGGCCGGCACGAGGCCGAACTGGTCGCGGCGCTGGAGGCCTACGGCGCGCGCACGGCGCCGGTCGATCTGGGAAAGCTGTCGGTACAGGACCTCTCCGGATTCATCGCGCTGCGGCCGGTAGCTACCCCGCCCGCCCTGACGGCGCTGGCCGCCGACATCGTCGGGGCCTTCGACGGCTTTCGCCGGCCGCCCGACCCGGCCGAGCTGTCGCGCCGCCGGTCACACGGGCTGACGCCTGCGCAGGAGGCCAACCTGGCGCGCTGGGGCTATCCCTACGTGATGGACGATTTCCGGCTGCACTTCACGCTGACCTGCCGCCTGCCGGCGGCTGAGCGCGCGACGCTGATCGACTGGCTGGGACGGTACTTCGCGCCGTCGCTGGTGCAGCCCTTCGTCCTCGACACGCTGTGGCTGTTCGTCGAGCCGGAGCCGGGCGCGCCGTTCCGTCAGGTCAGGGGCTTCGCGCTCACCGGCAGCAACTGA
- a CDS encoding sterol desaturase family protein, giving the protein MLQAGLVISGLIVGFVLGTFGEYWIHRGMHKRWVGRFLMKRHGDHHVEGLGQGVLQEFRDYSAGALIAAALFVAPDYYFVTGGWFAGAAVAGAAIHAIFAAWCHQAQHEDPRLLPWQSNTPVHFVHHKRNQPGHNYGISVDWWDRVFGTYKPEPGWRALMDPDAPRRPWWRLDWTDHRPSVRPPSARGGRA; this is encoded by the coding sequence ATGCTTCAGGCAGGCCTTGTCATATCCGGACTGATCGTCGGCTTCGTGCTGGGCACGTTCGGCGAGTACTGGATCCATCGCGGCATGCACAAGCGCTGGGTCGGGCGGTTCCTGATGAAGCGCCACGGCGACCACCATGTGGAAGGCCTGGGACAGGGCGTGCTGCAGGAGTTCCGCGACTATTCGGCCGGCGCGCTGATCGCGGCGGCGCTGTTCGTGGCGCCCGACTACTACTTCGTCACCGGCGGCTGGTTCGCCGGAGCCGCCGTGGCAGGCGCGGCGATCCATGCGATCTTCGCCGCCTGGTGCCATCAGGCCCAGCACGAGGATCCGCGACTGCTGCCCTGGCAGTCGAATACTCCGGTCCACTTCGTTCACCACAAGCGCAACCAGCCCGGGCACAATTACGGCATCAGCGTCGACTGGTGGGACCGCGTCTTCGGGACATACAAGCCCGAGCCCGGCTGGCGGGCGCTGATGGACCCCGATGCGCCGCGCCGGCCGTGGTGGCGGCTGGACTGGACGGACCATCGCCCATCGGTCCGCCCCCCGTCGGCCCGCGGCGGCCGCGCCTGA
- a CDS encoding glycosyltransferase has protein sequence MTATGLSVTIAAILWCVATGWHVATHLLALVRHRRPAGELPPASSFTIVAPMVGDGDASAAYVAALVDLAKAGAEVLICVEEYDDPAAERVTLHWTYLTGEPPPLLVGRATVSFNPKVNNIAKGLETASRPLIIVMDSGSLLRVDELRAMGAMINERTGLVQGLKPPRGARNWAAEAECTMLNGYTARMIFALDKLGIQAACGGILLFSRAAFERIGGVDALSREIAEDFSLLAAVRDAGLRTTVADVVPAYPRPYRRWSDIWGRQVRWARLRWLMVPVTVILEPLLSGTVSMVAALIAGPAFLPAWLDWLSVGGIAAIVVLHWGIWIGAELLFLSGRGLHRSWRQIPCIMLRETLMLPIAIHALSGRDIKWRDVDVVGGWREQRARAASSGGAAA, from the coding sequence ATGACCGCCACCGGCCTCAGCGTGACGATCGCCGCCATCTTGTGGTGCGTGGCGACCGGCTGGCATGTCGCGACCCATCTGCTGGCTCTGGTGCGCCACCGCAGGCCGGCCGGGGAGCTGCCGCCCGCCTCATCCTTCACCATCGTCGCGCCGATGGTCGGCGATGGCGACGCGTCCGCGGCCTATGTCGCCGCGCTGGTGGACTTGGCCAAGGCCGGCGCCGAAGTACTTATCTGCGTTGAGGAATACGATGATCCCGCCGCCGAGCGGGTGACCCTGCACTGGACCTACCTGACCGGCGAGCCGCCGCCGCTGCTGGTCGGCCGGGCCACGGTCTCGTTCAATCCCAAGGTCAACAACATTGCCAAGGGGCTGGAAACGGCGAGCCGACCGCTGATCATCGTCATGGACAGCGGCAGCCTGCTGCGGGTCGACGAGCTGCGCGCCATGGGCGCCATGATCAACGAGCGTACCGGCCTGGTGCAGGGCCTCAAGCCGCCGCGCGGCGCGCGCAACTGGGCCGCCGAGGCCGAGTGCACGATGCTCAACGGCTACACCGCGCGCATGATCTTCGCGCTCGACAAGCTCGGCATCCAGGCCGCCTGCGGCGGCATCCTTCTGTTTTCCCGCGCCGCGTTCGAGAGGATCGGCGGAGTCGATGCCCTCTCGCGCGAGATCGCCGAGGATTTCTCGCTGCTCGCCGCGGTCAGGGACGCCGGGCTGCGCACCACGGTCGCCGATGTGGTGCCGGCGTACCCCAGGCCGTACCGGCGCTGGAGCGACATCTGGGGCCGCCAGGTGCGCTGGGCGCGCCTGCGCTGGCTGATGGTGCCGGTGACGGTGATCCTCGAGCCGCTGCTGAGCGGCACGGTCTCGATGGTCGCCGCCCTGATTGCCGGACCGGCCTTCCTGCCGGCCTGGCTCGACTGGCTCTCGGTCGGCGGCATCGCCGCCATCGTGGTGCTTCACTGGGGAATTTGGATCGGCGCCGAGCTGTTGTTCCTGTCGGGCCGCGGCCTGCACCGGTCGTGGCGGCAGATACCTTGCATCATGCTGCGCGAGACGCTGATGCTGCCGATCGCCATCCACGCGCTCAGCGGCCGCGACATCAAGTGGCGCGACGTCGACGTCGTGGGCGGCTGGCGCGAGCAGCGGGCGCGGGCAGCCAGCAGCGGCGGGGCGGCGGCATGA
- a CDS encoding STAS domain-containing protein, with protein MSPPPVRVEVTRLGDGGASLAAVAGRLDSATVSTIEHALLAPIQRGQGVVYDLADLSYISAAGVRLIVAAVRRAEAAQARVAFACVPAEIAETLTVSGFAMFLHIFDSRDEAVAHVRGGGS; from the coding sequence ATGAGCCCGCCGCCGGTCAGGGTCGAGGTGACCCGGCTGGGCGATGGCGGCGCCAGCCTGGCGGCCGTCGCCGGCCGATTGGACTCGGCCACGGTCTCGACCATCGAGCATGCGCTGCTGGCGCCCATCCAGCGCGGCCAGGGCGTCGTATACGATCTCGCCGATCTGAGCTACATCAGCGCCGCCGGCGTGCGGCTGATCGTGGCCGCAGTGCGCCGGGCGGAGGCCGCGCAGGCGCGCGTCGCCTTCGCGTGCGTACCGGCGGAAATCGCAGAGACGCTGACGGTCAGCGGCTTCGCCATGTTCCTGCACATCTTCGACTCGCGCGACGAGGCGGTGGCGCATGTGCGCGGTGGTGGCTCCTGA
- a CDS encoding polysaccharide biosynthesis/export family protein, whose protein sequence is MPSTRAGSRTSRIVALALAALLAACGDDTIPASGPDMNAVVPGNPLNLPFDIYDLTPQTIDAIVRAPTAPAVSAARPQRGAVPAIIVAPGDVLRVRIFEPYDGSIYAPLQKGGSEVGLLRVAENGTISVPYAGNVPVAGVGLQTVEQRIVAKLTGRAYQPQVVVELAVDRSNTYAVSGDVKQPGRYSLLEGAKTLVDAINRAGGTTRAPNQHEVVLKRRGVEYRIPMSDLLAGGDIMLQRDDTLVVSTNIKAFTALGAVLKSGNIEINRTKVSLLEALGEVGGLSDERANKTGVFVFRPQDSSAFVRPLDRPVVYRLDFAKPASVFVAQQFPMHPRDVVYVSNSPLYEANKVLSVFGTLFNFGLRPATIP, encoded by the coding sequence GTGCCGTCGACACGAGCAGGAAGCCGGACCAGCCGCATCGTTGCCCTGGCGCTGGCCGCTTTGCTGGCGGCGTGCGGCGACGACACGATTCCGGCCTCCGGACCCGACATGAACGCGGTGGTCCCGGGCAATCCGCTCAACCTGCCGTTCGACATCTACGATCTGACGCCGCAGACCATCGACGCCATCGTCAGGGCGCCGACCGCGCCGGCGGTGAGCGCGGCCCGGCCGCAGCGCGGCGCCGTGCCGGCCATCATCGTCGCCCCGGGCGACGTGCTGCGTGTGCGCATCTTCGAGCCGTACGACGGCAGCATCTACGCGCCGCTGCAGAAGGGCGGCTCGGAGGTCGGCCTGCTGCGCGTGGCCGAGAACGGCACGATCAGCGTTCCCTATGCCGGCAATGTGCCCGTCGCCGGCGTCGGCCTGCAGACCGTCGAGCAGCGCATCGTCGCCAAGCTGACCGGCCGCGCCTACCAGCCGCAGGTCGTGGTCGAGCTGGCCGTCGACCGCTCCAACACCTACGCCGTCTCCGGCGACGTCAAGCAGCCCGGCCGGTACTCGCTGCTCGAGGGAGCCAAGACGCTGGTCGACGCCATCAACCGTGCCGGCGGCACGACGCGCGCGCCCAACCAGCACGAGGTGGTGCTCAAGCGCCGCGGCGTCGAGTATCGCATCCCGATGAGCGACCTGCTGGCCGGCGGCGACATCATGCTTCAGCGTGACGACACGCTGGTGGTCAGCACCAACATCAAGGCCTTCACCGCGCTGGGCGCGGTGCTCAAGAGCGGCAACATCGAGATCAACCGCACCAAGGTCTCGCTGCTCGAGGCGCTGGGCGAGGTCGGCGGGTTGAGCGACGAGCGCGCCAACAAGACCGGCGTGTTCGTGTTCCGACCGCAGGATTCCTCGGCCTTCGTCAGGCCCCTCGACCGGCCGGTGGTCTATCGCCTCGACTTCGCCAAGCCGGCGTCGGTCTTCGTCGCGCAGCAATTTCCCATGCATCCGCGCGACGTGGTCTACGTCTCGAATTCGCCGCTTTACGAGGCCAACAAGGTGCTGTCTGTCTTCGGCACCTTGTTCAACTTCGGCCTGCGGCCCGCGACCATCCCGTAA
- a CDS encoding efflux RND transporter periplasmic adaptor subunit, whose amino-acid sequence MTNRPTSFAAAWLAPAIAALVVVAGASSPALTQSRADAGDRPPLIVRGYTDVPNATVRLGTASGDVLMELRVQDGQAVKAGDVVAVLRGYESVGRSLKISEARRELARQKYESLRSGPRTKELAGQEQAIRLAELSARRLQIEIQRSALLPEIKQIDIETAQAKVEQEQRKLSTMRAALETDLQTAAAELAIADAEVEQLRSQRENSLIRSPISGIVLQIYARQGEVVGGQGVAKVVDLAQLRVLADVDEVQLDRVHVGGRADIKLRGRDEPYKGRVSRVVPSVNRLRRPDPEGATPMDARVVQVEVEFVETDRIPQVIGREVRVTLY is encoded by the coding sequence ATGACGAATCGTCCAACCTCCTTCGCCGCCGCCTGGCTCGCGCCCGCCATTGCCGCGCTCGTCGTCGTCGCGGGCGCCTCGTCCCCGGCGCTCACCCAGAGCCGGGCCGACGCCGGCGATCGCCCGCCGCTGATCGTGCGCGGCTATACCGACGTGCCGAACGCCACCGTGCGCCTGGGCACCGCCTCGGGCGATGTCCTCATGGAGCTGCGCGTGCAGGATGGCCAGGCGGTGAAGGCCGGCGACGTGGTGGCGGTGCTGCGCGGCTACGAGAGCGTCGGCCGCTCGCTTAAGATCTCGGAGGCGCGCCGCGAGCTTGCGCGGCAGAAATACGAGTCGCTGCGCAGCGGCCCGCGCACCAAGGAGCTCGCCGGCCAGGAACAGGCGATCCGGCTCGCCGAGCTCAGCGCCAGGCGCCTGCAGATCGAGATCCAGCGCAGCGCGCTCCTGCCCGAGATCAAGCAGATCGACATCGAGACCGCCCAGGCCAAGGTCGAGCAGGAGCAGCGCAAGCTGTCGACCATGCGCGCGGCGCTGGAGACCGACCTGCAGACCGCGGCCGCCGAGCTGGCGATCGCCGACGCCGAGGTCGAGCAGCTGCGCAGCCAGCGCGAGAATTCGCTGATCCGCTCGCCGATCAGCGGCATCGTGCTGCAGATCTACGCCCGGCAGGGCGAGGTCGTCGGCGGCCAGGGCGTCGCCAAGGTCGTCGACCTCGCGCAGCTGCGCGTTCTGGCCGACGTCGACGAGGTGCAGCTCGACCGTGTCCATGTCGGCGGCCGGGCCGACATCAAGCTGCGCGGCCGCGACGAGCCCTACAAGGGCCGGGTCTCGCGCGTCGTGCCCTCGGTCAATCGCCTGCGCCGGCCCGACCCGGAGGGCGCCACGCCGATGGACGCGCGCGTCGTGCAGGTCGAGGTCGAGTTCGTCGAGACCGACCGCATTCCGCAGGTCATCGGCCGCGAAGTGCGCGTCACGCTGTACTGA
- a CDS encoding ATP-binding cassette domain-containing protein translates to MANTPTSDEERAVVVEARGLNHSYGTGPRKVDVLFDIDMEVREGEIVIVTGPSGSGKTTLLTILGTMRRPTEGQVRVLGYDMVNATPADIEAIRGRLRFLFQRRNLLASLNVLQNVVAGVAMTPLTHAGWDETRARHLLSLLGLGDKADAWPDELSGGQQQRVAVARMLIGLPDLIIADEPTSALDRLAGRIVVDQLRELALKVRCAVLLSTHDERIFDVATRRLHIEDGRIYQVG, encoded by the coding sequence ATGGCGAATACCCCCACATCGGACGAAGAGCGCGCCGTCGTGGTCGAGGCGCGCGGCCTGAACCATTCATACGGCACCGGCCCGCGCAAGGTGGATGTGCTGTTCGACATCGACATGGAGGTTCGCGAGGGCGAGATCGTCATCGTCACCGGCCCGTCGGGCTCGGGCAAGACGACGCTGCTGACCATCCTCGGCACCATGCGCCGGCCGACCGAAGGGCAGGTGCGCGTGCTGGGCTACGACATGGTGAACGCCACGCCGGCCGATATCGAGGCGATCCGCGGCCGGCTGCGCTTCCTGTTCCAGCGCCGCAACCTGCTGGCCTCGCTCAACGTGCTGCAGAACGTCGTCGCCGGCGTCGCCATGACGCCGCTGACCCATGCCGGATGGGACGAGACGCGCGCGCGCCATCTGCTGTCGCTGCTCGGCCTGGGCGACAAGGCCGACGCATGGCCGGACGAGCTGTCGGGCGGCCAGCAGCAGCGCGTCGCGGTGGCACGCATGCTGATCGGCCTGCCGGACCTGATCATCGCCGACGAACCGACCTCGGCGCTCGATCGCCTTGCCGGGCGCATCGTCGTCGACCAGCTGCGCGAGCTGGCGCTGAAGGTGCGCTGCGCCGTGCTGCTGTCGACCCACGACGAACGCATCTTCGACGTCGCCACCCGCCGCCTGCACATCGAGGACGGCCGGATCTACCAGGTCGGCTAG
- a CDS encoding glycosyltransferase family 4 protein, which produces MSSLYVAVSMRKNGPQEPITGIPRVEHEIARELVARGGHVLRYDTLLGRFRVAALDSGRGRRPAAKAPPAMHAGDTIFVPAILWRQRPIDDLIRKRRAGKLRLGVYVHDIMPIRRPELVSNENGAADFRRFIDAMVSCADWLCVSSRFVGQDLAAYVRETGKRDIPVHHVPLCADLKDRVEAESTRRLRGLELPEDGYALYVSTLNPRKNHVGMYWLWRRLVAELGDRTPPLVLAGQRGWNDRDVFDLMSRDREMWGRHIRFVDGPSDAELVHLYRHCAFTVFPSHHEGWGLPITESLSFGKPCVAADNTSLREAGQGLATHLDDLDGPGWLAAIKRLALDAEYRRDCSALIAARYQPRTWHNVGEEIFRLAKSPA; this is translated from the coding sequence ATGAGTTCGCTCTACGTCGCCGTGTCGATGCGCAAGAACGGGCCGCAAGAGCCCATCACCGGCATCCCCAGGGTCGAGCACGAGATCGCCCGCGAGCTGGTGGCGCGCGGCGGCCATGTCCTGCGCTACGATACCCTGCTCGGCCGCTTCCGCGTCGCCGCCCTCGACAGCGGGCGCGGCCGGCGGCCGGCCGCGAAGGCGCCGCCCGCCATGCATGCCGGCGACACGATATTCGTGCCGGCGATCTTGTGGCGGCAGCGTCCCATCGACGACCTGATCCGCAAGCGGCGGGCGGGCAAGCTGCGGCTGGGCGTCTATGTCCACGACATCATGCCGATCCGCCGGCCCGAGCTCGTCAGCAACGAGAACGGCGCCGCCGATTTCCGCCGCTTCATCGACGCCATGGTTTCCTGCGCGGACTGGTTGTGCGTCAGCTCGCGCTTCGTCGGGCAGGATCTGGCGGCTTATGTCCGCGAGACCGGCAAGCGCGACATCCCGGTGCACCACGTGCCGCTGTGCGCCGACCTCAAGGACAGGGTCGAGGCCGAATCCACCCGCCGTCTGCGCGGACTCGAGCTGCCCGAGGACGGCTATGCCCTGTACGTCTCGACGCTCAATCCACGCAAGAACCACGTTGGCATGTACTGGCTGTGGCGCCGTCTCGTCGCCGAGCTGGGCGACAGGACGCCGCCGCTGGTGCTGGCCGGGCAGCGCGGCTGGAACGACCGCGACGTCTTCGACCTGATGTCGCGCGACCGCGAGATGTGGGGCCGGCATATCCGCTTCGTCGACGGCCCGTCGGATGCTGAGCTGGTCCACCTCTACCGCCACTGCGCCTTCACCGTGTTCCCCTCGCACCACGAGGGCTGGGGCCTGCCGATCACCGAGTCGCTGTCGTTCGGCAAGCCCTGCGTCGCCGCCGACAACACCTCGCTGCGCGAGGCGGGACAGGGGCTGGCGACGCATCTGGACGACCTCGACGGGCCCGGCTGGCTGGCGGCGATCAAGCGCCTCGCGCTCGATGCCGAGTACCGCCGCGACTGCTCGGCGCTGATCGCCGCGCGCTACCAGCCCCGCACCTGGCACAATGTCGGCGAGGAGATCTTCCGGCTGGCGAAGTCGCCGGCATAG
- a CDS encoding glycosyltransferase family 1 protein: MRIAIATDCWFPQLNGIARTLDATVRQLRAMGHEVLLLTPDEFGSIPLPWYREDPIVFAWYPRLARLMREFKPEFVHIATQGLLGLCTRFWCWRHGMRFATAFHTRFPEYARIRHGIPEGLLYGYMRMFHGRSAPVLVPSRSLAEELQRHGFRNLRIWQRGVDSDTYHPQPKTWTQYPRPIHMYVGRVADEKNIEAFLKVPTQGTKVVVGDGPQLATLRQRFPDAVYLGNKQGAELARCYAEADVFVFPSLLDTFGLVVLEALASGVPVAALPSPHLVEIFGPHEVVVFDEDLAAACRKALTISPQKCREVALKFSWRACTEQFLNIIEEAKAAA, encoded by the coding sequence ATGCGTATCGCCATCGCGACGGATTGCTGGTTCCCCCAACTCAACGGCATCGCCCGCACCCTGGACGCCACGGTGCGCCAGCTGCGTGCCATGGGCCACGAGGTCCTGCTGCTGACGCCCGACGAGTTCGGCAGCATTCCGCTGCCGTGGTACCGCGAGGATCCCATCGTCTTCGCCTGGTATCCCAGGCTCGCGCGCCTGATGCGCGAGTTCAAGCCGGAGTTCGTCCATATCGCCACCCAGGGCCTGCTCGGGCTGTGCACGCGATTCTGGTGCTGGCGCCACGGCATGCGCTTCGCCACCGCCTTCCACACGCGCTTTCCCGAGTACGCCAGGATCCGCCACGGCATCCCCGAGGGCCTGCTCTACGGCTACATGCGGATGTTCCACGGCCGCAGCGCGCCGGTGCTGGTGCCCTCGCGGTCGCTCGCCGAGGAGCTGCAGCGGCACGGCTTCCGCAATCTGCGCATCTGGCAGCGCGGCGTCGACAGCGACACCTATCATCCGCAGCCCAAGACGTGGACGCAGTATCCCCGGCCGATCCACATGTATGTCGGCCGCGTCGCCGACGAGAAGAACATCGAGGCGTTCCTCAAGGTGCCGACGCAGGGCACCAAGGTGGTTGTCGGCGACGGACCTCAGCTGGCGACGCTCAGGCAGCGCTTCCCGGACGCGGTCTATCTCGGCAACAAGCAGGGCGCGGAGCTGGCCCGCTGCTACGCCGAGGCCGACGTCTTCGTCTTTCCCAGCCTGCTCGACACCTTCGGTCTCGTCGTGCTCGAGGCCCTGGCCTCGGGCGTGCCGGTGGCGGCGCTGCCCTCGCCGCATCTCGTGGAGATCTTCGGGCCGCACGAGGTCGTCGTGTTCGACGAGGATCTGGCGGCCGCCTGCCGCAAGGCGCTGACGATCTCGCCGCAGAAGTGCCGCGAGGTGGCGCTGAAATTCTCATGGCGCGCCTGCACCGAGCAGTTCCTGAACATCATCGAGGAAGCCAAGGCCGCGGCGTAG
- a CDS encoding MaoC family dehydratase → MSAPRPGEKLPAVPLGPLDAAAIARYARASGDDNPVHLDAAAARAIGLADPVAHGMLVMGRLSRLALEWRADAVLESLECRFTRPVPAGSLLSGDGRVAKVDALADGHRVILRLLARDAQGAIAAMGEATLRLPG, encoded by the coding sequence ATGAGCGCGCCACGTCCTGGCGAAAAACTGCCGGCGGTGCCGCTGGGCCCGCTCGATGCCGCCGCCATCGCGCGCTACGCCCGAGCCTCGGGCGACGACAATCCGGTGCATCTCGACGCCGCGGCGGCGCGCGCCATCGGTCTTGCCGATCCGGTCGCCCACGGCATGCTGGTGATGGGCCGCCTCTCGCGCCTGGCGCTGGAGTGGCGCGCCGACGCCGTCCTCGAGAGCCTCGAATGCCGCTTCACGCGGCCTGTGCCGGCGGGCTCGCTGCTGAGCGGCGACGGCCGCGTCGCCAAGGTCGACGCGCTGGCGGACGGGCACCGCGTCATCCTGCGCCTGCTGGCCCGCGACGCCCAGGGCGCGATCGCCGCGATGGGCGAAGCGACGCTGCGTCTGCCCGGCTGA
- a CDS encoding MaoC family dehydratase N-terminal domain-containing protein — translation MSGAVAGPLATVTLTVEPEEVRAFAEALGLPASAVPATFPIRFLFHPEIRAALASFLPANGSLPIHVGQRFRYHRPLVPGETLRCAVSAAPASDARPFALVRLEVSEPAGAPVCQAESEIAIAAPGFAWERLR, via the coding sequence ATGAGCGGGGCGGTCGCCGGGCCGCTGGCCACCGTCACGCTCACCGTCGAGCCGGAAGAGGTGCGGGCCTTCGCCGAGGCGCTGGGCCTGCCGGCGTCGGCCGTGCCGGCGACCTTCCCGATCCGTTTCCTGTTCCATCCTGAGATCCGCGCGGCGCTGGCGTCCTTCCTGCCGGCCAACGGCTCGCTGCCGATCCATGTCGGCCAGCGCTTCCGTTATCACCGCCCGCTGGTGCCGGGCGAGACGCTGCGCTGCGCCGTCAGCGCCGCACCCGCCAGCGACGCCCGGCCCTTCGCGCTGGTGCGGCTCGAGGTGAGCGAGCCCGCCGGCGCGCCGGTCTGCCAGGCCGAGAGCGAGATCGCCATCGCCGCGCCGGGTTTCGCATGGGAGCGGCTGAGATGA
- a CDS encoding beta-ketoacyl-[acyl-carrier-protein] synthase family protein has product MTSQVAVTGLGCISALGPDVAAFWSGLSAGRSGIKPLEFPGSEELHVRIGGQIKDFDASAHFSAAKLPFLDPFAQFALIAAREAVKDAGLSPAEVAGPRTAVILGTGIGGISTLNEAFYQRYAQGKRRIDAATIPKAMPNAAPSHVSMEFGVNGPAFAVCSACSSANHAMGLALTMVRTGVVDRAITGGSEANLNFANVNAWEALKVLTPDACRPFSRGRNGMSLGDGAGIVILERMDAARARGARIHAEMAGFGASSDAGDLLRPDANGAALAMRGALADGGLAPEDIDYVNAHGTGTLLNDPVETAAIRLVFGAHADRLAVSSTKSLHGHALGAAGALEMVATVLALQHQVAPPTANWLERDPKCDLDYVPNEARAMPIRAAMSNSFAFGGLNAVLTVKRAG; this is encoded by the coding sequence TTGACCAGCCAAGTCGCCGTCACCGGACTCGGGTGCATCTCGGCGCTGGGTCCGGACGTAGCCGCGTTCTGGTCCGGGCTGAGCGCCGGCCGCAGCGGGATCAAGCCCCTCGAATTCCCGGGATCCGAGGAACTCCACGTCAGGATCGGCGGCCAGATCAAGGATTTCGACGCCAGCGCCCATTTCAGCGCGGCCAAGCTGCCCTTTCTCGACCCCTTCGCCCAGTTTGCCCTGATCGCCGCCCGCGAGGCGGTGAAGGACGCCGGCCTGAGTCCCGCCGAGGTGGCCGGCCCGCGTACGGCGGTGATTCTCGGCACCGGCATCGGCGGCATCAGCACCCTGAACGAGGCGTTCTATCAGCGCTACGCCCAGGGCAAGCGGCGCATCGATGCGGCCACCATCCCCAAGGCGATGCCGAATGCGGCGCCGAGCCACGTGTCGATGGAGTTCGGCGTCAACGGCCCCGCCTTCGCCGTGTGCAGCGCCTGCTCGTCGGCCAACCATGCCATGGGCCTGGCGCTCACCATGGTGCGCACCGGCGTGGTCGACCGCGCCATCACCGGCGGCTCCGAGGCCAATCTGAACTTCGCCAACGTCAATGCCTGGGAAGCGCTGAAGGTGCTGACGCCCGACGCCTGCCGCCCCTTCTCGCGCGGCCGCAACGGGATGTCGCTGGGCGACGGCGCCGGCATCGTCATCCTCGAGCGCATGGACGCAGCGCGGGCGCGCGGTGCGCGGATCCACGCCGAGATGGCGGGCTTCGGTGCCTCGTCCGACGCCGGCGACCTGTTGCGGCCCGACGCCAACGGTGCCGCCCTGGCGATGCGCGGCGCGCTGGCCGATGGCGGCCTGGCGCCCGAGGACATCGACTATGTCAACGCCCACGGCACCGGCACGCTGCTCAACGACCCGGTCGAGACGGCGGCGATCCGCCTGGTGTTCGGCGCCCACGCCGACAGGCTCGCGGTGTCCTCGACCAAGTCGCTGCACGGCCATGCGCTGGGCGCCGCCGGCGCGCTGGAGATGGTGGCGACGGTGCTGGCACTGCAACACCAGGTCGCGCCGCCGACGGCGAACTGGCTCGAGCGCGATCCCAAGTGCGACCTCGACTACGTGCCCAACGAGGCGCGCGCCATGCCGATCCGCGCGGCGATGTCCAACTCCTTCGCCTTCGGCGGGCTGAACGCCGTGCTGACGGTCAAGCGCGCGGGCTGA